One window of Alkaliphilus metalliredigens QYMF genomic DNA carries:
- a CDS encoding IS91 family transposase, translating into MGAIQEIFQEYYKEYEKTHTLPKHARDAANKIKKCRTAALGGHVQACPEEHYQRIWYNSCKHRACTQCSGIQIEEWLEKQRVRLLDIDHFHVVFTIPHQLNELWLLNTEIMSKIFFESVKKSLFGLLKNPSFLGASPGMIATLQTWGQTLYLHPHIHCLITGGGLTDTEEWKNSNKDYLVPCKTLMEIFRGKYIDELHKLAHKNKIKRPEGMKYLEIHDLLKKLRTKNWNVRIMERYTHGEGVITYLGRYIRGGCISNKRIISIKNGEVIFKHQDNKETDEKNKAKKKTMKLKAEEFIQRFLLHIPKPGTKVVRYYGIYASSKEKSLNKCRELLGVEKVKTIKKITWQEYCEKKGEKHPEECPICGTKLIRKESIMSYYKPSDRLETIKVEKAS; encoded by the coding sequence ATGGGTGCAATTCAAGAAATCTTTCAAGAATACTATAAAGAATATGAAAAGACCCATACACTGCCTAAACATGCAAGAGATGCAGCTAATAAGATTAAAAAATGCAGGACAGCAGCATTAGGAGGTCATGTACAAGCATGTCCAGAAGAACATTATCAAAGAATATGGTATAATTCCTGCAAACATAGAGCATGTACACAGTGTTCAGGAATACAAATAGAAGAGTGGTTAGAGAAACAAAGAGTTAGATTATTAGACATAGATCATTTTCATGTGGTATTTACCATACCTCACCAACTAAACGAGCTATGGCTATTAAACACAGAAATAATGAGCAAAATATTCTTTGAAAGTGTAAAAAAAAGCCTGTTTGGATTGCTAAAGAATCCATCATTTCTAGGTGCATCACCAGGAATGATAGCAACCTTACAAACATGGGGACAAACCCTATATCTACATCCACACATCCATTGTCTAATAACAGGAGGAGGATTAACAGATACAGAAGAATGGAAAAACAGTAACAAAGACTATTTAGTACCATGCAAAACGCTAATGGAAATATTTAGAGGTAAATACATAGATGAATTACATAAATTAGCCCACAAAAACAAGATAAAAAGACCAGAAGGAATGAAGTATTTAGAAATTCATGATCTACTAAAAAAACTAAGAACTAAGAACTGGAATGTAAGGATCATGGAGAGGTATACCCATGGAGAAGGAGTAATAACCTATCTAGGACGTTATATAAGAGGAGGCTGCATATCAAACAAGAGAATAATAAGCATCAAAAATGGTGAAGTAATATTTAAACATCAAGATAACAAAGAAACCGATGAAAAGAATAAAGCAAAGAAAAAAACAATGAAGCTTAAAGCAGAAGAATTCATCCAAAGATTTTTATTACATATCCCAAAACCAGGAACCAAAGTAGTAAGATACTATGGTATATATGCCAGCAGCAAAGAAAAAAGCCTAAATAAATGCCGTGAGCTATTGGGAGTAGAAAAAGTAAAAACTATAAAAAAGATAACATGGCAAGAATACTGCGAGAAAAAAGGAGAAAAGCATCCAGAAGAATGCCCAATATGTGGTACAAAACTGATACGTAAAGAAAGCATTATGTCATACTACAAACCATCAGATAGATTAGAAACAATAAAAGTTGAAAAAGCATCCTAA
- a CDS encoding GNAT family N-acetyltransferase — protein sequence MKVRQEQPADYTEVYKLVKKSFATSPHADGTEQDYLNELRKKDTFIPELSLVAENEDGKLVGQIVLYKTTITSFEKKITELVLSPICVYPDYFNRGIARSMMEKAFQIAKKMGYKAVFLCGDPTFYQKVGFRPSYEYNVFHIDDKSKNAEYCMVRELFDGALNNISGIVDIV from the coding sequence ATGAAAGTAAGACAAGAGCAACCTGCTGATTATACTGAAGTTTACAAACTTGTTAAAAAGTCATTTGCAACATCTCCTCATGCTGACGGAACAGAACAGGATTATTTGAATGAATTAAGAAAAAAGGATACATTTATTCCAGAACTTTCATTGGTTGCAGAGAATGAGGACGGCAAACTGGTTGGACAAATTGTTTTATATAAAACAACGATTACTTCATTTGAAAAAAAAATTACCGAACTGGTACTGTCTCCAATATGCGTGTATCCTGATTATTTCAATCGTGGAATCGCACGTTCTATGATGGAAAAGGCTTTTCAAATTGCAAAAAAAATGGGCTATAAAGCTGTATTTCTATGTGGTGATCCAACTTTTTATCAGAAAGTTGGATTTAGGCCCTCTTATGAGTATAATGTTTTTCATATTGATGACAAATCAAAAAATGCTGAATATTGTATGGTTCGTGAATTGTTTGACGGAGCGTTAAATAATATAAGTGGAATAGTAGATATCGTATAG
- a CDS encoding recombinase family protein — translation MISTSKVRAEHLNRMAIVYIRQSTLTQVRYNQESTQRQYALQEKALNLGWTQEQIQIIDEDLGISGSGRSLRQGFQQLVAQVSLGQVGAIFGLEISRLARSCADLLRLLELCALFNTIVVDEDGIYDLSDFNDRLILGFKGTMSEAELHFLRSRMLGGKKNKAKKGTLRFPLPVGYVYDIDGQTALDPDEEVQIAVRNVFHAFQASGSAYGVVKFFAKNTLRFPKRAYGGAWAGKLVWGTLTHSRVLGILYNPSYAGAYVYGRYHDQKSVDPQGLFIHHTIRLPMEQWEVLIPDHHPAYITWENYEKNLKQLQNNRTNLERSGPAREGTALLQGVVLCGKCGRRMTVRYTGNGGIYPVYECKGRWEHGLRATCTTVPATIIDQVVTTRLMQIIQPAELDLALKVTDKLLKGEDDADKGWSLSLERAKYEANRAERQYQQVEPENRLVARSLEARWNEKLTELAQIQEQYAQYKSRQSWQPTEEDKAQILSLAKELPRIWYAATTTAKDRKRILRMLLEDITIFAEARQSDIRLGLRWRNQSHEEINATKPLPKSMARKHTPETVELVRKLSDTMTDSRIADYFNESGHHTPEGKLFTVDSIKWIRYSHKIKRLSMQQQGLSVKDVAEQFNVAPGVVYYWIKHGILEAKKFAPGWPWNIQLDKQKEKELREWVQKSGHLSKMTQGL, via the coding sequence ATGATATCAACATCGAAAGTGAGAGCAGAACACTTGAATCGAATGGCGATTGTTTATATCCGACAATCAACTTTGACCCAAGTTCGTTACAATCAAGAGAGCACCCAACGCCAATATGCACTTCAGGAGAAAGCTTTAAACCTTGGGTGGACCCAGGAACAAATTCAGATCATCGACGAAGACCTTGGAATTTCAGGTTCGGGGCGATCCCTTCGACAGGGATTTCAGCAACTCGTCGCACAAGTCTCTTTGGGTCAAGTTGGAGCCATTTTTGGTCTCGAGATTTCCCGACTAGCACGCTCTTGTGCAGATCTCCTGAGGCTTTTGGAACTCTGTGCGCTATTCAACACAATTGTAGTGGATGAAGACGGCATCTATGATCTTAGCGATTTTAACGACCGTCTCATTCTTGGATTCAAAGGGACAATGAGTGAAGCTGAACTGCATTTTCTTCGTTCCCGCATGCTCGGTGGGAAGAAGAATAAAGCTAAAAAGGGTACACTGCGTTTTCCGCTACCTGTAGGTTATGTCTACGATATTGATGGTCAAACAGCTCTAGATCCTGACGAAGAGGTCCAAATTGCTGTGCGCAATGTCTTCCACGCTTTTCAAGCCAGTGGCAGTGCTTATGGTGTCGTCAAGTTTTTTGCTAAAAACACGCTTCGTTTTCCTAAACGAGCTTATGGAGGCGCATGGGCTGGGAAACTTGTTTGGGGAACTCTTACCCACAGCCGAGTTCTCGGAATTTTGTATAATCCAAGCTATGCTGGAGCTTATGTATATGGGCGCTATCATGATCAGAAGAGTGTAGATCCTCAGGGGTTATTTATCCACCATACCATTCGTCTACCTATGGAACAATGGGAAGTCCTTATCCCTGATCATCATCCGGCCTATATTACATGGGAAAACTACGAAAAAAATCTCAAACAGCTGCAGAATAATCGTACCAATCTTGAGCGAAGTGGTCCAGCTCGAGAAGGTACTGCTCTACTTCAGGGTGTGGTGCTGTGTGGGAAATGTGGCCGGCGCATGACTGTTCGCTATACGGGCAATGGTGGTATTTATCCTGTATATGAATGTAAAGGAAGGTGGGAGCATGGTCTTCGAGCTACATGCACCACAGTTCCAGCTACAATAATCGATCAAGTTGTCACAACCAGGCTTATGCAAATCATTCAACCAGCAGAATTGGACCTTGCCCTTAAAGTCACGGATAAACTGTTAAAAGGAGAAGATGATGCCGATAAAGGATGGTCTTTGTCTTTGGAACGTGCAAAGTATGAAGCTAACCGTGCAGAACGCCAGTACCAGCAAGTAGAGCCTGAAAATCGTTTAGTTGCACGCAGCCTCGAAGCTCGATGGAACGAAAAACTTACAGAGTTAGCGCAAATTCAAGAGCAATATGCACAATACAAATCTCGTCAAAGTTGGCAACCTACTGAAGAAGATAAAGCTCAAATTCTTTCTTTGGCAAAAGAATTGCCTCGTATTTGGTATGCAGCTACTACTACAGCTAAAGATCGAAAACGTATATTGCGGATGCTCCTTGAAGATATCACTATATTTGCAGAAGCAAGACAATCTGATATTCGGCTGGGTCTACGATGGAGAAATCAATCTCATGAAGAAATTAATGCTACAAAACCTCTGCCGAAATCAATGGCTCGCAAACACACGCCAGAAACGGTAGAACTGGTCCGAAAATTATCTGATACAATGACTGACAGTCGAATTGCAGATTACTTCAACGAATCCGGCCACCATACACCAGAAGGAAAATTGTTTACAGTCGATTCCATCAAGTGGATTCGATATTCACACAAGATAAAAAGGCTTTCTATGCAACAGCAAGGGTTATCTGTAAAAGATGTAGCCGAACAATTCAATGTCGCACCTGGTGTCGTCTATTACTGGATTAAACATGGTATTTTAGAGGCAAAAAAATTCGCTCCAGGTTGGCCTTGGAATATTCAATTAGATAAACAAAAAGAAAAAGAATTGAGAGAATGGGTTCAAAAGTCGGGACACTTGTCAAAAATGACACAGGGTCTCTGA
- a CDS encoding cache domain-containing protein yields the protein MRIYKKMVSVIISVIFTATLLSGCGISFDIGFENMVIETKTIVQEDYDISIDVKEIEISLDYFIENLNIIEEQTESEVLDAFENNSNLVMKYIYLAKETGQFYLHPFVEMPEDYDVRARPWYIQAMKEEIYISEIYEDVATGEQIITIAKKIVIDSKLYGVIGIDVVVDKN from the coding sequence ATGAGGATTTACAAAAAAATGGTTTCTGTAATTATTTCAGTTATATTTACTGCAACACTTCTAAGTGGGTGCGGGATTTCATTCGATATAGGCTTTGAAAATATGGTGATTGAAACAAAGACAATTGTGCAAGAAGACTACGATATTTCAATAGATGTAAAAGAAATCGAAATATCGTTAGATTATTTTATAGAAAACCTAAACATAATAGAGGAGCAGACAGAAAGTGAAGTGCTAGATGCATTTGAAAATAATAGTAATTTAGTAATGAAGTATATTTATCTTGCAAAGGAAACAGGTCAATTTTATTTACATCCTTTTGTAGAGATGCCAGAAGATTATGATGTTCGAGCACGGCCCTGGTATATTCAAGCGATGAAAGAAGAAATATATATTTCAGAAATTTATGAAGATGTTGCCACTGGAGAACAAATTATAACTATTGCAAAAAAAATAGTTATTGATAGCAAGCTATATGGAGTTATAGGTATAGATGTAGTTGTTGACAAGAATTAA
- a CDS encoding type II toxin-antitoxin system RelE/ParE family toxin has protein sequence MVNLYEIHYYSEKNKYPVFEFISSQSPKEQAKILREIDLLSEFGLSLGMPHIKKIQGIDALWELRIKHSSNIFRIFYFHFVEGKFVLLHAIRKTTTKTPKKELSIAVKRRNHYLKGSE, from the coding sequence GTGGTTAATTTGTATGAAATACATTACTACAGTGAAAAAAATAAATATCCCGTCTTTGAATTTATTTCTTCTCAATCACCTAAAGAACAAGCCAAAATATTAAGAGAAATTGATTTATTATCTGAATTCGGATTATCACTTGGGATGCCTCATATCAAAAAAATTCAAGGTATAGATGCTTTATGGGAACTAAGAATAAAGCATAGTAGTAATATATTTAGGATATTCTATTTCCATTTTGTTGAAGGAAAATTTGTTTTGCTTCATGCAATAAGAAAAACCACTACTAAAACACCTAAGAAAGAACTAAGTATCGCAGTTAAAAGAAGAAATCACTACTTGAAAGGAAGTGAGTAA
- a CDS encoding DUF5372 family protein, giving the protein MAQHTFLLPFEQLYRLSLAGSARITQKLNPLLGSLTITHPFHPLCGQNYDILEVKKFNGLQRYSLRTDSGVICIPESWTDRQIHKLDSHMTHFDAFTLKELAQLLQSLEVSVNLFDKSKQEE; this is encoded by the coding sequence ATGGCTCAACATACATTTTTACTACCATTTGAGCAACTCTATCGGCTATCGTTGGCAGGGTCAGCACGAATTACACAAAAACTCAATCCCCTTTTAGGAAGTCTTACAATTACTCATCCATTTCATCCTTTATGTGGACAAAATTATGACATCCTTGAAGTAAAAAAATTCAACGGTTTGCAAAGATATTCTTTGCGTACGGATTCTGGTGTCATATGTATCCCTGAGTCTTGGACGGATCGGCAAATACACAAGCTGGATTCTCACATGACTCATTTTGATGCATTCACCCTAAAAGAATTAGCTCAACTTCTTCAAAGCTTAGAAGTATCCGTAAATCTTTTTGACAAATCTAAGCAAGAGGAATAA
- a CDS encoding type II toxin-antitoxin system death-on-curing family toxin, giving the protein MSNIVFIPKDIILYSHDQLIQLYGGSSGIRDIKLLESALEQPKATFGGTYLHDTIFKMAATYGFHLCNNHPFIDGNKRISLVAMDIFLQRNGYEIVATEKETYKTIMQLSTGNLSKEQLTSWLLENTKSV; this is encoded by the coding sequence GTGAGTAATATAGTATTTATTCCAAAAGATATAATTCTATATTCCCATGATCAACTCATTCAACTTTATGGTGGTAGTTCAGGTATAAGAGACATAAAATTACTTGAATCTGCACTTGAACAACCTAAAGCAACCTTTGGTGGAACATACTTACATGATACAATATTTAAAATGGCTGCTACTTATGGTTTTCATTTATGCAATAACCACCCATTCATTGATGGCAATAAAAGGATATCATTAGTAGCAATGGATATTTTTCTTCAAAGGAACGGTTACGAAATAGTTGCTACCGAAAAAGAAACATATAAAACTATAATGCAGTTATCAACAGGAAATTTGTCTAAGGAACAACTAACTTCTTGGTTACTAGAGAATACTAAATCAGTATAG
- a CDS encoding GNAT family N-acetyltransferase has translation MTDNNNLVFPKLETDRLILKEMLIEDAASIFHIFADEEIMKDYGRFPMKSIEEAESLIAMFDENSKNGKGIRWGILLKEENKIIGTCGYHNWNKRHSRAEIGYELSKDAWRKGYIKEAVKAIIDYGYEIMDLNRIEAVVYPENEASIRSLINHGFMKEGLLEEYAFFRNVYQDLIMFSLLKKNWLKK, from the coding sequence ATGACAGACAATAATAATTTAGTTTTTCCTAAATTAGAAACCGATAGATTAATATTAAAGGAAATGCTGATTGAAGACGCTGCATCAATTTTTCATATATTTGCCGATGAAGAAATCATGAAGGATTATGGACGATTTCCAATGAAGTCTATTGAAGAAGCTGAAAGTTTAATCGCAATGTTTGATGAAAACTCTAAAAATGGTAAGGGAATAAGATGGGGCATTTTGCTTAAAGAAGAAAATAAAATTATAGGGACTTGTGGTTATCATAACTGGAATAAAAGGCACTCAAGAGCAGAGATAGGCTATGAATTATCTAAGGATGCTTGGAGAAAAGGGTATATTAAAGAAGCTGTAAAAGCAATTATAGATTATGGTTATGAAATTATGGATTTAAATAGGATTGAAGCAGTAGTATACCCTGAAAATGAAGCTTCAATAAGGAGCTTAATAAATCATGGATTCATGAAAGAAGGATTACTAGAAGAGTATGCATTTTTTCGAAATGTTTATCAAGATCTAATAATGTTTTCTTTATTAAAGAAAAATTGGTTAAAGAAATAA
- a CDS encoding reverse transcriptase N-terminal domain-containing protein, with translation MKMKWSQIDWNQAEEYVNRLQIRIVKATLENKWRLIKRLQYLLTHSFYAKAIAIKRVVTNKGKNTPGIDGVLWKNDGDKTTAIQKLEVSSYHANPLKRIYIEKFGKKEKRPLGIPTVNSYCTPPKTVFGFEKVLQRPCVIFDKCPDF, from the coding sequence ATGAAAATGAAATGGAGTCAAATAGACTGGAATCAAGCAGAAGAATACGTTAATAGACTACAAATCAGGATTGTAAAGGCAACATTGGAGAACAAATGGAGATTGATTAAAAGACTACAGTATTTATTGACTCACTCATTCTACGCAAAAGCAATAGCTATAAAAAGAGTGGTGACAAACAAAGGTAAGAATACACCAGGAATTGATGGTGTGTTATGGAAAAACGATGGAGATAAGACAACAGCAATACAAAAACTTGAGGTAAGTTCGTACCATGCAAACCCTCTTAAAAGAATATATATTGAGAAGTTTGGTAAGAAAGAAAAACGACCTCTCGGTATACCCACGGTGAATTCATACTGCACACCTCCCAAGACTGTTTTTGGTTTTGAAAAGGTTCTTCAGAGACCCTGTGTCATTTTTGACAAGTGTCCCGACTTTTGA
- a CDS encoding aminoglycoside 6-adenylyltransferase — MRTEKEMMDRILNTAKEDERIRAVVMNGSRVGNPSSKDCFQDYDIVYFVNDFEYFACNHSWIDIFGERIMLEMPSYKDYEVSDYNGRFNYQILFKDGNRIDLTFASIENIDTVIENDRVGITLLDKDGLLQSIVFSGVEVYFVSKPTKRAFENSCNSFWWILQNVAKGIKRRELPYAIKMLNIARNDLDTVASWYIGMKHDFKVLTGKMGKYLERYLDENLWNLYKDTFPTGNYEDIWKSLFCACKLYRLLATEIADQFSYCYPYDDDKLMSEYLQHVKNLPDNPDETHYQNIYNL; from the coding sequence ATGAGAACGGAAAAAGAGATGATGGACAGAATCCTAAATACTGCAAAGGAAGATGAGCGCATTCGTGCCGTGGTCATGAATGGTTCACGAGTAGGTAATCCTTCAAGTAAAGATTGTTTCCAGGATTATGATATAGTTTATTTTGTAAATGACTTTGAATATTTTGCATGCAATCATTCATGGATTGATATTTTTGGAGAAAGAATTATGCTAGAAATGCCTTCTTATAAGGACTACGAAGTCTCTGACTATAACGGCAGGTTTAACTATCAAATACTTTTTAAAGATGGTAATAGAATAGATTTAACCTTCGCTTCAATTGAAAATATTGATACTGTTATTGAAAATGATAGAGTTGGCATTACTTTACTTGATAAAGATGGATTATTACAAAGCATAGTATTCTCAGGGGTTGAAGTATATTTTGTATCTAAACCAACGAAAAGAGCTTTTGAAAACTCATGTAATTCTTTTTGGTGGATTCTTCAAAATGTAGCAAAAGGAATTAAAAGAAGAGAACTTCCTTATGCAATCAAAATGCTTAATATAGCTAGAAACGATTTAGATACTGTTGCATCTTGGTATATTGGGATGAAACATGATTTTAAAGTTTTAACTGGTAAAATGGGTAAATACCTTGAAAGATATCTTGATGAAAACCTATGGAATTTATATAAGGATACCTTTCCAACTGGAAACTATGAAGACATTTGGAAGTCTTTGTTTTGTGCATGTAAATTATATAGATTATTAGCTACAGAGATTGCAGACCAATTTTCCTATTGTTATCCTTACGATGATGATAAATTGATGTCAGAATATCTACAACATGTAAAAAACTTACCTGACAACCCAGATGAGACCCATTATCAAAATATATATAATCTTTAA
- a CDS encoding AbrB/MazE/SpoVT family DNA-binding domain-containing protein — translation MKTTRLRKVGNSYGFTIPKELMDKYNLNEGVELNIIEQNDGFALTPYDPEFDKWVNSFDKTNKKYKNTLKALSK, via the coding sequence ATGAAAACAACTAGACTGAGAAAAGTTGGAAATAGTTATGGTTTTACAATCCCTAAAGAACTCATGGATAAATATAATTTAAACGAAGGAGTTGAACTTAATATTATCGAGCAAAATGATGGTTTTGCTTTAACTCCCTATGATCCTGAATTTGACAAATGGGTTAATAGCTTTGATAAAACCAATAAAAAATATAAGAATACGTTGAAGGCACTATCAAAGTGA
- a CDS encoding calcium-binding protein: MKKELRGFKMGECVKVKNGILDPDNDEYCIANWQGRIIEEFVGDDDTPIYLIKWDSITLKQIPASFIEESIREDLEWGEMYLGINDIEHASGRDTEGNVDDAVREINAKYPARMFTTPSVLRNEPLRNELDEQEKGIGSILVGVNMENELEVEEKWEEYLNEHLDFPFDAIINNTDEDAGAFDIGDMVSVKRIDGIFDIYGIIVEVRKGRRKYHFPLCELEVSEKNSANYTIIDDYNFWFSNR, from the coding sequence ATGAAAAAAGAACTTAGAGGGTTTAAAATGGGAGAATGTGTTAAAGTGAAAAATGGGATACTTGACCCTGATAATGATGAGTATTGTATTGCAAATTGGCAAGGTAGGATTATAGAGGAGTTCGTGGGGGACGATGATACGCCAATTTATTTAATTAAATGGGATAGCATAACATTAAAACAAATTCCAGCTTCCTTCATAGAAGAAAGTATTCGTGAAGATCTTGAGTGGGGCGAAATGTATTTAGGTATTAATGATATCGAACATGCTAGCGGTAGGGATACAGAGGGTAATGTAGATGATGCCGTTAGAGAAATTAATGCTAAATATCCAGCACGTATGTTCACAACTCCTAGTGTCTTAAGAAATGAGCCCTTAAGAAATGAACTTGACGAACAAGAGAAAGGGATCGGGAGCATTTTGGTAGGAGTTAACATGGAGAATGAATTGGAAGTAGAAGAAAAGTGGGAGGAATATCTAAACGAACATTTGGATTTCCCTTTTGATGCAATAATTAACAACACAGATGAAGACGCTGGAGCTTTTGATATTGGAGATATGGTTAGTGTTAAAAGGATTGATGGAATATTTGATATTTACGGTATTATAGTAGAGGTTCGAAAAGGTCGTAGAAAGTATCATTTTCCGTTATGTGAATTGGAAGTAAGCGAGAAGAATTCAGCAAATTATACTATAATTGATGATTATAACTTCTGGTTCTCCAATAGATAA
- a CDS encoding helix-turn-helix transcriptional regulator produces MNHEEVKHKLFQSPEVKREYDDLKVLYAIKKEIIQLRLAQGLSQKELAEKVGTKQSAISRLEGGEYNPSIEFLSKVAHALGKEIHINFH; encoded by the coding sequence ATGAATCATGAAGAAGTTAAACATAAACTATTTCAATCCCCTGAAGTTAAAAGAGAATATGATGATTTAAAAGTCCTTTATGCTATAAAAAAGGAAATTATTCAATTGCGTTTAGCACAAGGTTTAAGCCAAAAGGAATTAGCTGAAAAAGTTGGAACAAAACAATCTGCTATATCACGTTTAGAAGGTGGAGAATATAATCCTAGCATTGAATTTTTAAGTAAAGTTGCTCATGCTCTAGGAAAAGAAATCCATATTAATTTTCATTAG
- the ltrA gene encoding group II intron reverse transcriptase/maturase has protein sequence MVVKMYVEPLVEPLFHEDSYGYRPQKSAIDAIGQARKRCWKYDFVIEFDIRGLFDNIDHELLMKVVKKHVKEKWIQLYIVRWLKTPFALKDRTMVTRTTGTPQGGVISPLLANMFMHYAFDKWMDRGFPYAPFERYADDAIIHCRTEQEAEEILKVLDERMKSCKLELHPQKTRIVYCKDKDRKSEYPNVEFDFLGYTFKGTFIKNRTGQMGINFIASASKKANKLFRAKIKALKIHKKTGCKIDMIAQWINPIVRGWINYFGKYNASAIKYTLDCVERRIVKWAMCKFKNFRGHRRRAEKWLDEIRKREPSLFAHWNCRN, from the coding sequence ATGGTAGTAAAAATGTATGTTGAGCCATTAGTTGAACCATTGTTCCATGAAGATTCATATGGATACCGACCACAAAAGTCTGCAATAGATGCAATAGGTCAAGCAAGAAAAAGATGTTGGAAATATGATTTTGTTATAGAATTTGATATCCGAGGATTGTTTGACAATATAGACCATGAGTTATTGATGAAAGTGGTTAAAAAGCATGTTAAAGAAAAGTGGATTCAGTTATATATTGTAAGATGGTTAAAAACACCGTTTGCTTTAAAAGACCGAACAATGGTTACAAGAACAACTGGAACACCGCAAGGTGGGGTCATCAGTCCATTGCTAGCAAATATGTTTATGCATTATGCATTCGACAAGTGGATGGATAGAGGCTTTCCATATGCTCCGTTCGAACGTTACGCAGATGATGCAATAATACACTGTAGAACAGAGCAAGAGGCTGAGGAAATCCTAAAGGTTTTGGACGAAAGAATGAAATCTTGTAAGCTGGAACTGCATCCACAAAAGACTAGAATAGTATATTGTAAAGACAAAGATAGGAAAAGCGAATATCCAAATGTAGAATTCGATTTTCTAGGATACACATTTAAAGGGACATTCATTAAAAACAGAACAGGGCAAATGGGAATTAATTTTATTGCTTCTGCTAGCAAGAAAGCAAACAAATTGTTTCGGGCTAAGATAAAAGCATTAAAAATTCACAAGAAAACTGGCTGTAAAATTGATATGATAGCTCAATGGATTAATCCTATTGTAAGAGGATGGATAAATTACTTTGGAAAGTATAATGCATCAGCTATTAAGTATACTTTAGATTGTGTTGAAAGAAGAATTGTCAAGTGGGCAATGTGCAAATTCAAAAACTTTCGTGGACACAGAAGAAGGGCTGAAAAATGGTTGGATGAAATTAGAAAAAGAGAACCTAGTTTATTTGCACATTGGAATTGTCGTAATTGA